Proteins encoded within one genomic window of Mycolicibacterium aubagnense:
- the ispG gene encoding flavodoxin-dependent (E)-4-hydroxy-3-methylbut-2-enyl-diphosphate synthase — protein MTSIGLGMPGVGSEPPAPPTLAPRRKTRQLMVRDVGIGSDYPIAVQSMCTTKTHDVNATLQQIAELTASGCDIVRVACPRQEDADALAEIARHSQIPVIADIHFQPKYIFAAIDAGCAAVRVNPGNIKEFDGRVKEVAKAAGAAGIPIRIGVNAGSLDPRLLEKYGKATPEALVESALWEASLFEEHGFGDIKISVKHNDPVIMVEAYRQLAAKCDYPLHLGVTEAGPAFQGTIKSAVAFGALLSEGIGDTIRVSLSAPPVEEVKVGNQILESLNLRPRGLEIVSCPSCGRAQVDVYKLANAVSAGLDGLDVPLRVAVMGCVVNGPGEAREADLGVASGNGKGQIFVRGQVIKTVPESQIVETLIEEAMRIAAESGTDTSGSPVVTVS, from the coding sequence ATGACCTCCATCGGTTTGGGTATGCCGGGCGTCGGCAGTGAGCCGCCGGCACCGCCGACACTTGCGCCCCGTCGCAAGACCCGCCAGCTGATGGTGCGCGACGTCGGCATCGGCAGCGATTACCCGATCGCGGTGCAGTCGATGTGCACCACCAAGACCCACGACGTCAACGCCACGCTGCAGCAGATCGCCGAGCTGACCGCGTCGGGCTGTGACATCGTCCGCGTGGCCTGTCCGCGACAGGAAGACGCCGACGCGCTGGCCGAGATCGCCCGCCACAGCCAGATCCCGGTGATCGCCGACATCCACTTCCAGCCCAAGTACATCTTCGCGGCCATCGACGCCGGATGCGCCGCGGTGCGCGTGAACCCGGGCAACATCAAGGAGTTCGACGGCCGGGTCAAGGAAGTCGCCAAGGCCGCCGGTGCCGCGGGCATCCCGATCCGCATCGGCGTCAACGCCGGTTCGCTCGACCCGCGGTTGCTCGAGAAGTACGGCAAGGCCACCCCGGAGGCGCTCGTCGAGTCGGCGCTGTGGGAGGCCTCGCTGTTCGAGGAGCACGGCTTCGGCGACATCAAGATCAGCGTCAAGCACAACGATCCGGTGATCATGGTGGAGGCCTACCGGCAGCTCGCCGCCAAGTGCGACTACCCGCTGCACCTGGGCGTGACCGAGGCCGGCCCCGCCTTCCAGGGCACCATCAAGAGTGCCGTCGCCTTCGGGGCGCTGCTGAGCGAGGGCATCGGCGACACCATCCGGGTGTCGCTGTCCGCGCCGCCCGTCGAAGAGGTCAAGGTCGGCAACCAGATTCTGGAGTCGCTGAACCTGCGCCCGCGCGGCCTGGAGATCGTGTCCTGCCCGTCGTGCGGTCGTGCCCAGGTGGACGTCTACAAGCTGGCCAACGCGGTCTCGGCGGGCCTCGACGGGCTCGACGTGCCGTTGCGGGTCGCGGTGATGGGCTGCGTGGTCAACGGACCGGGCGAGGCGCGCGAGGCGGACCTCGGCGTGGCGTCCGGCAATGGCAAGGGCCAGATTTTCGTGCGCGGCCAGGTCATCAAGACTGTGCCCGAGTCCCAGATCGTCGAGACCCTGATCGAGGAGGCCATGCGAATCGCGGCCGAGTCCGGCACCGATACGAGCGGTTCGCCCGTCGTGACCGTAAGCTGA